DNA sequence from the Thermodesulfitimonas autotrophica genome:
TCCGATCGTGAACAAGCGGATCGCGGTGACGCCCGTGGCGCTGGTGGCGGAAAGTGCGGCTACGGAGGACTACGTGGCCTTTGCCCGGACGCTCGAGGAAGCGGCAGCGGCAGTCGGGGTCAACTTCATCGGCGGCTTTGCGGCGCTGGTCCACAAGGGTTTCACCCGGGGGGATAAGCTGCTCATCGAGGCGATCCCGGCGGCGCTGGCCGAAACGGAGCGGGTTTGCGCGTCGGTCAACGTCGCCACTACCAAAGCCGGGATCAATATGGACGCAGTGGCGTTGATGGGGCGGATTATCAGCGAAACGGCCCAAAAGACCGCCGACCGCGACGGCATCGGCTGCGCCAAGTTAGTGGTTTTCGCCAACGCGCCAGAGGACAACCCCTTTATGGCCGGGGCGTTTCACGGGGTCGGCGAGCCGGAATGCGTCATTAACGTCGGCGTGAGCGGCCCGGGGGTGGTGAAACAGGCGGTGGCAGCGCTGCCGCCGGATGCGGACTTAGGTTTTGTGGCGGAAAAAATCAAGAAGATGGCCTTCAAGATCACCCGGATGGGTGAGCTTGTGGGCCGGGAAGCGGCCCGGCGGCTGGGCGTGCCCTTCGGTATTGTCGATCTCTCGCTAGCGCCGACTCCGGCGGTGGGCGATAGCGTGGCCGAAATCCTCGAGGCGATGGGGCTCGAGCGCTGCGGCGGGCCGGGCTCTACGGCCGCCTTGGCGCTGTTGAACGATGCGGTTAAGAAGGGTGGTGCGATGGCCTCCTCCTACGTCGGTGGCCTCTCTGGCGCCTTCATTCCGGTTAGCGAGGATGCGGGAATGGTCCGGGCGGTCGAGGCCGGTGCGCTCACCGTAGAAAAGCTCGAGGCGATGACCGCCGTCTGCTCGGTGGGCCTCGATATGATTGTGGTCCCGGGTGATACCCCCGCCGAAACGATTGCCGCCATCATTGCCGACGAAGCCGCAATCGGTGTCGTCAACAACAAGACCACTGCCGTCCGCATTATTCCGGCGCCGGGGAAAAAACCGGGTGACCGGGTAGAGTTCGGGGGGCTCCTCGGCGGCGCGCCGGTTATGCCGGTGAGCCGTTTTGCCGCTACCGGTTTTATCCGGCGCGGCGGCCGCATCCCTGCCCCGATCCAGAGTTTGGGGAATTAGGTTTTACTTTAGGAAACCTCGTTTTTGGTGTTTCCACGGAGGGGTAAGGGCGAGGGTATCGTTTGGGTTGGTAAGGGTTGCCTCAGACTCAAACGATTCGGTGTTTTAGTGCGGGGTGCGGAGGGTTTTGTCAGAGGTAACCAGAAAGCCCGCAAACCTTTACGGCCTGCGGGCTTTTATTCTTTACATGGTGTCGGAGGGGGGACTTGAACCCCCACGGGATACCCCATACGCCCCTCAAACGTACGCGTCTGCCAGTTCCGCCACTCCGACGTTCCTTGCAGAAATTATTATACTCAACTGCCGCCGGGCATGCAAGTATCCGGCGGTGGTTATTTTTTATCGCCAGGTGGTGGGGCGACCGGGAGACTGTTTCTCAAGAGGAGCTTACTTAACGCCGAAAAAGGAAGTAGAGGTCTCTACAGGCGCTATGCTGTTGTGGTAAGGGTTCCGGTGGGGACCGGGGGCGGAAATTTTAACCGGGAAATGGTCTGGGAGGCGAAGGGATGACCCTGAAAAAGAAGACGCTGCAGCTTTTCGGGCTTACGGCCGTCTGCATGGGTGTGGTTTTTATGGTCGCGCTCAAGACGATCGTTTTGAACAGCCTGCTGGCCCACGAGGAGATGCACCTGGCGGCAGATGTGGAGCGCGTGCTGCACCTGCTCGGCGACGAGGGGCGGGAACTTCAGGCCAAAATTTCGTTTCTCGCGCAACGGGATGATACCTGCGCCTTTGTCAAACGGCCAAGTCCGGACTACGTGCGCTCGAACCTCCCGGATGCGGTGCTTGCGGCGCAGCGGCTTGACCTGATCGCCTTTATCGATAGCACCGGGAAAGTAGTTTGGGGGAAGGCTTTTTACCGTGGTCAGGGGTGGCGGCCGGTACTCCCAGAAGGCTTTCCAGGAAGCCTCGCCGCCGGAGAAGGCTGCTTCTCCCGCATGGTTAAAGCCTCCGGGGGGCTCACCGGACTCGGCCTTTTACCGGGAGGCCCGGCGCTGGTAGCCGCGGTTCCCGTTATGCCGGGCACCGGTACCGGACCAAGTCCGGGGGCGGTCATTGCGGGGCGTTACCTGGACCCGGAAGAGGTTAAACACTTGGCCCGGGAAGCCGGTTTAGCCCTGGATGTGTGGGCGCTTACCCCTATTGAAAAAATGCCGCCCGACGCCGCGATGGCGGCGCAGGCTTTGCTTAAAGGCCCAGAGAAACTTTATACCCGGCTTCTCAGCCCGGAGGCAATTGCCGGTTACACGCTGGTGACGGGGCTTTGCGGCAAACCGGTACTCCTTTTGCGGGTTACCGCACCGCGAACCGTTTACCAGCAGGGCCAGCGCAGTCTCCTCTACCTTTTTGTGATCCTTGTGGCCGTCGGGGCTCTTTTAGGCGGGATAACCATTTTCGCTTTTTACCAGACGGTGCTTTCCCGCCTGGCGCATCTGAGCGCGGCGGTGCGGCGAATCGGGATGGAGGGGGATCTCACAACCCGGGTCACCGTGGCGGGGGACGACGAGCTTGCCGACTTTGCCCGCGAGATCAACAAGATGCTTGCCGCCCTCGAACAGTCGAAGCAGTTGCGGGAGAGCGAGGAACGCTACCGCGCCCTTTTTGACCAGGCGCTGACCGGCAACTATATCGCTTTGGCGTACGGCCGGGTCCTCCTTTGCAACCCGGCTTACGTGCGGATGTTCGGCTTCAGTTCGTTTGATGAGGCGCTGGCGACCGATTTCTTCAGCCTTTTTCCGGATGAGGCGGCAAAAGAGGCGTTCCTATGGCTCCTGCGCGAAAAGAAAAGGCTTGAGCTCCACGAAGCTACTTTCCGCCGGCGGGACGGGCAACTGATTACCGTGGTGCAGAACGTGATCGGAACCTTTGACCAGCGCGGCGAGCTGCTTCAGCTTCAAGGGTACCTTTTCGACATCACGGCCCGGAAAAAGGCGGAGGAAGCGCTGGCGCGGGCCAAGCGCCAGAACGAGCTGCTTTTGGAGGCCGTCGGCGAAGGGATATCCGGTGTTGACCCGGAAGGGAAAACGACTTTTGTTAACCCGGCGGCGCTCCAGATGACGGGTTATGCGGCGGAGGAGGTAATCGGTCTGCAGCAGCACGCCATGCTGCACCATACGCGGGCGGACGGCACCCCTTATCCGGAAGCGGCGTGTCCGGTCCACGCTACCCTGCGGGACGGGCGACCGCGCTCGGTTACCGGCGAGGTCTTTTGGCGGAAGGACGGGAGCAGCTTCCCTGTGGATTACACCTGCACGCCGGTGCGGGAAGGGGAAAAGATTGTGGGTGCCGTCGTTGTTTTCCGCGATGTTACGGCGCGGCAGCGGGCCGAGCAGGCGCTGCGGGAAGCGCACACGCAAATCAAGCAACTGGTAGCCTCCATCTCCTCCATCCTGATCGGTTTAGACGCGGCTGGTTGCGTTCAACACTGGAACGGTCCTGCGGCCGAAACCTTTGGGTTGGCGGCGGCAGCCGTAGTTGGCCGCCCGCTCAGTGCCAGCGGCATCGAATGGGAGTGGGAGAAGGTGGCGCGGGGCATCGCCGCGTGCCGCGAGCGCCAGGAACCGGTACGGGTGGATGATGTCCGTTACCTGCGGCGGGACGGCAAGCCCGGTTTTTTGGGGCTGACGGTGACGCCGCTGGTGAGCGAGGAGGGGAAGCACTTAGGTTACGTTATTCTCGCTGCCGATATTACCGAACGGAAAAACGAGGAGACCCAGCGTGTTTTACGGCAAAAGTTAGAGTCACTCGGACAATTGGCGGCGGGGATCGCCCACGAGATCAACACGCCGATGCAGTATGTTGGCGATAATACAACCTTCTTGCGGGATGCGTTTGCGACGCTCTCCCAGTTTGTAGCGCGTTGCCAGGAGTTCGTAGCGCAGGGGGAGAGTGGCGTCGTGCCGGCAGATGAGTTGGCGGTAGCCTTGGCGGCGCTTGACTGGGAATTTTTAGGTACGGAAATCCCGAAGGCCCTGGAACAATCTCTGGAAGGGATTGGCCGGGTGCGGAAGCTTGTCTTGGCGATGAAGGAGTTCGCGCATCCCGGCAAGAAGGAAAAAGCGCCCTGTAACCTCAACCGGGCGGTGGAGAGCACGGTGACCATTTCGCGGAACGAGTGGAAGTACGTGGCGGACCTCGAAATGGACCTGGATCCAGACCTGCCGCCTGTGCCCTGTGTGGTTGATGAGATCAACCAGGTGGTCCTCAATATGATTATTAACGCCGTTCACGCCATTGAGGCGGTTGTAAATAAGGAAGCGGGTGAGAAGGGTAAGATTATCATTCGGACCCGGAGAGAAGGCGATTTTGCTAAGATCGAAATCAGCGACACCGGCACCGGCATTCCGCCGGCCATTATTGACCGGATCTTCGACCCGTTTTTCACCACCAAAGAGGTGGGCAAAGGCTCCGGCCAGGGGTTAGCCATCGCCCACGACATCATTGTGAACAAGCACAGGGGCAATATTACCGTGGAATCGGAAGTTGGGAAAGGAACTACCTTCACCGTCTATCTGCCGTTGAATCCTCCGGAAGAGGAAAGGAGGGAGCAGGTGACGTGAAACGGGCCATTCTCTTCGTCGACGACGAGCCCAACGTGATCGATGGCTTGCGACGGATGCTCCGTAACATGCGGGACAGATGGGAGATGTATTTCGCCGGAAGCGGCGAGGAGGCGCTTAAGATCTTAGAGACGACGCCGATCGACGTGATCGTAGCCGATATGCGGATGCCGCAGATGGACGGGGCCACGCTGCTGGCGAGAGTCCAGGAACGCTACCCCCATGTGGTCAGAATCATGCTGACCGGTCATTCGGACAAAGAGATGACGTTGCGCTCCACCAAAAGCGCGCACCAGTTCCTTGCCAAGCCGTGCGACGGGGAAACGCTGCGGTACACGATCGAGCGCACCTGTCAGCTGCGTGAGCTGTTGCGCGACGAGAAGCTGCTACAAGTGGTCACCGGAATAACCGTGCTGCCGAGCCTGCCGAGTCTTTACCGCGAGCTGATCAGAGAGATGGAAGCGCCAAACGCCTCCCTCAAAAAGATCGGGGAGATTGTGGCGCAGGATATGGCGATGACGGCGAAGGTGCTGCAACTCGTCAACTCGGCCTTTTTCGGCCTACCCCAGCGGGTCACCAACCCGGTGCAGGCGGTAACGCTCCTCGGCCTCAACAATTTAAGGCCGCTCGTTCTCTACATCCACCTCTTCGAGGCTTTTGAAACCACTCCGGGATCCGGTCGGGTGATAGAAGCCCTCTGGGAGCACAGCGTCGCGGTAGGCAGCCTCGCGCGGGAAATCGCCCGTTTGGAAAAAGCGGACCGGGAGGTGACGGACGAGGCGCTGACGGCCGGTCTGCTGCACGACATCGGCAAGCTCCTGCTGCTGCGGCTTCCCGACTGCTGTGAGAAGCTTAAAGGGCTGGCGGACCGCGAAGGCGACTGGTCGCCGGCGGACGAGTACGCGCTTATAGGAACATCGCACGCCGAACTCGGCGCCTACCTCTTAGGGTTGTGGGGAATTGCCGATACGGTGGTGGAAGCGGTGGCCTTCCACCACCAGCCGGGCAACTCGGTCGCCGACCGTTTTACGGTTCTGACGGCCGTACACGTGGCGAACGGGCTGGTTAAGGAAGGGGATTGCTCGCTTCAGACCGTCGACCTGGACTACTTGAGGCGGCTGGGTCTGGAGCAAAAAGTTACGCGCTGGGCGGAATTGTGCCGGGAGATCAAAGGGGGACAAGCGCGGTGAAAGAGAAGATCCTTCTTGTTGACGATGATCCCAACATCCTTGCCGGTTTTAAGCGCAACCTGCGCCACCACTTTGAGATCGCGACGGCCGAGAGCGGCGCGGAGGGGCTCGGCATGCTCAAGGAACAGGGGCCCTTTGCCGTAGTGGTATCCGACCTGCGAATGCCCCAGATGGACGGCATCCAATTTCTTTCCCTGGCGCGCCAGGTTGCGCCGGACACGGTGCGGGTGATGCTTACCGGCTACGCCGACCTGCAGGTGGCGATGGACGCGATCAACGAAGGGAACATCTTCCGGTTCCTCACTAAACCCTGCTCAACCGAGGATTTTCTGAGGGTGCTCAATGCCGCAGTCGAACAGTACCGGCTCGTTACCGCGGAGCGGGAGCTTTTGGAGAAGACGCTCTGGGGCAGCATCAAAATGCTCATTGAAATCCTGTCGCTCCTGAACCCGGTGGCGGTAAACCAGGCTTCCCGCCGCCGCAACATTGCGCGCCGGATAGGCATCCGCCTCAAGGTCGCGAAGCTGTGGGAGCTGGAGCTGGCGGCGATGCTGGCCCAGGTCGGTTACGTCACGATCCCCCAGAAAATCTTAGAGAAGAAGGCCCGGGGTGAGGCTTTAACGGAGGAAGAGGAGAAGGTTTTCCTTACCTATCCCCAGGTGGGGCAGAAGCTACTTGCCAACATCCCCCGGCTTGAGAATATTGCCGCGGGGATTGCGTACCAGCTTAAGCAGTACGACGGGGGCGGTTTCCCCGCCGACAACCGAAAGGCCGGAGCGATCCCCTTCATCGGGCGGGTGCTCAAGGTGGTGCACGACTACGACGCGCTCCTGCAGACGGGGAAAACCCCGGCCGAAGCGGTTGCCGTAATGCAGGAGCGGCGCCACTGGTACGACCCTGAAGTTCTTGGGGCGCTTGAGGCGGAGGTGCTGAGTGCGGAAGAAGGCTTCATCGTGCGGGCGCTGAGTCTCGACGAGCTCTTGCCGGGGATGGTGTTAGCGGACGATATCCGGGATGGGCGGGGCGTGATCCTGGTGCCCAAAGGTTACGAGGTGACGGATGTTCTAAAAACGAGGCTCCTCAATTTTGCGCGGTTCAGCGTGATTGCCGAACCGGTGAAGGTGCTAGAGCCGGTTAAGGCGAAGGGTTCTCAGGTGGGAGCACGGGAACAAGCTTGACCTTGCCCCAGACGCCCAAGGCGTCGCCGATGATCACGACGGCGCCCGCGACGCCCGGTATCTCCCGGGCAAAGGCGAGCGCCTTTTCGATGTCTGCCGGGGTTTGCACGCGGTTGCCCACTGCGGTGGCCGCGGCGTCGGCGAGGGTGGCGGTGCCGGCGAGGATTACGGCGGCGTCGGCCCGCCCGAAGCTCAAGGAGTGACCTACGGTCCCCGAGGAGGTACAGATGCCGAGTGGGGTGTAGTCCGGAGGTATCTCAATGGCCATCCGGTGTGACAGGGGCGAGTTGCCGGCAAAGATGCCGACCCGGCGCTTCCGCGTGGATTTAAGAAAGATGTCGCCCCCGTTTTCGACGATGACGTCCCGGGAGTAGCGCGTGAGGAGCCGGCCCACCAGATCGGCGAAAGCCCCGGCCACCGCGGCCATGGGGCCAACACCGCAAGCTGCTCCCGCTTCGGCCATAGCCACCGCGATTTCCGGGGCGTCCGGAAGCGGGCGGTGCGGCTGGAGGGTTTTTAAGAAGACGGGGTCCTTTTCAATATAGGCCTCCAGCAGGGCCCGCTCCTGTTTGACCTTTTTTTCGACCAGCCAGACGAGATCCGGTGTAAAACGCTCCGCGCGGACCCCGAGGCAGAGGTCGGTCTCCTTTACCTTGACCTCGAAAAAGAAAAGGTCCTCCTCGCGGAAGAGCGCGCGGTAGGTGCGGCGGGCCAAATTAGAACCGGACCTCCATCGCCTTCATCGGGCAGGCCCGCACGCAGAGCTGGCAGACGACGCAGGCCTCGCTATCGAAGCGAACCAGCATCGACGGCCGCTCGATGTAGAGCGCTCCCGTGGGGCAGATGGCGGTGCAGGCGCCGCAGTGGGTGCACCGCTCCTCATTCCGCACCACCTCTTCGGTGAGCGGCTGCACCCCGACGCCCTGCTGCCGGAGAAATTCTAGACCCTCTTCGGTTTTCGCGCCGGTAACGTCGAGGACCATCGTCCCTTCCTTGTGCGGGTTGATGTTCGCCTTCAGGATGTTGATCATCAGGTCGTAGTCCTTAACCAGGCGAAAGATGATCGGTTTATCGGCAATCGCTGCCGGAAAGCGCAGCACTACCTTGCTCGGTGCCATTTACCTCTCGCTCCTTTCGGTGTCGCGGATTTCAAGGGTGCGGGCCACGATGCCGGCATCCGGGCCCGGGAGAAGCTGGACCGGTTCACCAAGCAGGAACCTGCCTTCGCTAATCCAGCGTTTCAAAATCGCAGATATCTCCAGAGCTTTCACGTAGCTCGAGAGTGGTGCTGTCGGCACTTCTTTACCCCCAACAGTTATACGGCCCGATTTAAGCGCGGCGTAGCTAACGAACCCCAGGTTACCGGGTTTGCGGTTCGGGTAAGCTTCAGCATAATCAATAATCGGCGCGTAAAGTTCGGCGTCGGTGCGGGAGGCGTAGTAACATATCTCCTCGTTCAGAATCGGGATGGGTATCCCAATGCCTACGCTTAAGGTGGCGCCGTAGCCGAGCATACTTGTGCCGCGCAGCCACTGGGGGCTCATCTGCTTCAAGTCCCCTAAAACCGCGAGCGTCCCCCCTGCCGGAACGCGCGGCGCTCCTTCCGGAAGCGGCGGGAGGCTCGGGAAGTGCTGCGTGCCGTTCCAGACTACGTAACCGACGCCGCCGCCTAAGAAAATGCGGGTACCGACGCCGATGGTCCGGAAGTACGGGTCCTTTAAGAGCGGGCTCAGCTGCCCGGAGGTGGAGTAGTGCGCGTTCCCGAGGTTAGGTTTTAAGACCCCCATGTAGGTGTAGAGCGTCCGCGGCCCCGTATTCACCGCGCAGGCATAGTTCTGGTAGGCGTTGCGCGGGTTAAAGAGGACCGCCTCGTTAATATCATCGAGAGTCACTACCGTTTCAATCTCCCGGCGCGGGTAACAGTCGGTTCCGTAGCCAAGAGCCTTAAGGCGCACCGGCCTGCGGGCTACAAAGTCCTCGATGACGTGCCCGCCGCCGTAGCGGAATTCACCGGGGTGGTTTTTATTGAGCGGGTCCTCTTCGGGCAGTGCGGTGGCGCCTAAGTAGCAGTCAACCGCGGCGAGACCCGCGTAAGCGGGCACGCCGTTGAGCCAGACGCGGTTGAACTTTATCCGTGGGGCGCTGTGCCCGAAGTTGAAGTAGGCTCCCGAAGAGCACATCGGCGCGAAGGTTCCGGTGGTGACCACGTCGACCTCCTGCGCCGCCCGGCTAACCCCCTTTTCCTGGACGAGGGCGATCAGTTCCTCGGCAGTAACGACCACCGCTTTGCCGGCTTTGATTTTCTCGTTGATCACGGCGAAAGTTTTATCACGCATCCTATCTCCTCCTTTTCCCGGTATGCCGCCTGCAGGCAAAATAAAGGCCTCTTCTAACATGAAGAGGCCGTAATTTCAGGCACCCTTATCTGTCAGAAGAGATGGGTGAGCTCTTCTGCTGGAATTGGCACCTGGCCGGGCCGCAGCCTTTGTGGCCACCCCCCGACTGGTTGCCGGGCTTCATAGGGCCAGTCCCTCCGCCACTCTTGATAAGAGCCCGGGAACACGTTATTTAGTTTGCCCTTAAAGTTATCAAGTTTTGGCGGGCCTGTCAAGAGGCGGTTGGCAAGAAAAATGAACCCGGGTAGGATTAAGAGGGTAGACATTATGCCATTTTTTGTTTATAATACATTTGCTCAAAAATTTTGCCAGGAGGTGTTCGGTTTGGCACGGATCGTGATCCTGTCGTGCAAAAAAATCAGAGACATTACCTGCGTTTCGTGTATCAAGTGTTTTAAAGCCGTGGCGGAGCGGGCAGGAGAGTTTGAAAGGTTCAAGGATGAACCGCTCGAAATCGTAGGTATGGGGGATTGCGGCGGTTGTCCAGGGCTGGTGATGCCTAAGTTGGGTATCATTAGCGATATTGCAAAGGCTTACGGGCGCGACTTCGACGTGGTATATCTCGGAACCTGTATCGTCAAGGCTTCTACTACCGCGAAATGCCCGATCAACCCCGAAGAACTGGCCCAAAAGATTAAGGGGAAGTTCGGGAAAGAGGTGATTATCGGCACCCATCCGTGGTAGGATATACCTCCAGCGGCTGCCCGGGACACGGCCCCCGGGCTTTTTTCTTTGCGGGGAATGGCGCAAAAAGGAGGTGGGCGGAAGAGGGGCGAATAGAGAAACTGCCGGGGAATACTTGAGCTGATCGGCGCTTGAAGTAGCAGCGGATAGATTATGTGCCGCTGCCAAGTTTTTAAAAACGGGAGGCGAAGCTCTTTTTGCGCGTGGGAGTCTTTGCGGACAGCTACCGACCCTACACCAGCGGTGTGGTCCGGTCCATCGAGACGTTTCGTCTGGCGCTTACCGCGAGGGGCGTCTCTTTCTTTATCTTCGCCCCGCGCTACCCGAACTGCGAGCCTGAGGAAAAAGTCTTCCGGTTCTTTTCCCTGCCGGCCCCGACCAACCCAGACTTTGCCATAGCTATTCCGCTTTCGGTCCGCCTCGGGCGGACGCTCAAATCGCTGGGGCTCGATCTCATTCACGTCCACTCCCCCTTTTTTCTCGGCGGCTTAGGGGCGCGCTGGGCGCGGCGTCTGGGGTTGCCCCTCGTCTTTACCTACCACACCCTTTACGAAGAGTACGTCCACTATTTCCCCTTCCTGCGCCAGCCGGCGCGGGTCGCGACGCGGCGTTATACGGTAAATTTCTGTAACCGTTGTGATTTGGTGCTGGCGCCGACCGGAGCTATCCGGGAGTACCTCTTGCGGTCCGGAGTTAGCGTTCCGGTAGCCGTTCTGCCGACCGGTATTGAGCTTGCAGCCTTCCGGGGCGGCGACGGCGCCGGTTTCCGGAAGCGCCTGGGTATCGACCCGGAGGAGAGGGTGCTCCTCTACGTAGGCCGGCTCGGCAGGGAAAAGAACATCGCCTTTCTGCTGCGGGCGTTTCGCGATATCGCCGCCCGTCTTGATGCGGTGCGGCTGGTTTTGGTGGGGGGCGGCCCGGCGCGGGAGGAACTTCACGGTGAGGCCCGGAGGCTTGGCATCCACGAGAAAGTGGTTTTCGCGGGGCCGGTACCGCCGGAGCGGGTTAAGGATTGTTACGCGGCGGCCGATCTCTTTGTTATGGCCTCACTTACGGAGACACAGGGTCTGGTGATCGGGGAGGCCAAGGCGGCCGGCCTGCCGGTCGTGGCCGTCAGGGCCCAGGGCGTAAGCGAAATGGTCAATGAAGGGGTGGATGGGTTCCTCACGCCGCTTGACGAGGCGATTTTTGCTACGGTGGTCTGCCGGGTGCTCGAGGACCCGCACCTTTACCAGAACCTAAAGGAGGGGGCGGTGGCGAAGGCCGCGGAGTTATCCATCGGCCGGCTCGCAGAGGTCCTTTTAGGGCATTACCGGGCGCTGGCGGAGAAAAAGCGCGGCGGCGACTTTACTGCTGAAGGCGGGGAGAAACGGTGGCAGTAAAAACGCTTGAAGAAATCATTAAAGAAATCATAAGTCTAATCGAAAAGAATAGAGAGGAGATTTTTTCGATTGCTGAGGCGACCGAAACCGAAATTAAGCGTCTCCAGCAAGAGGTGGAAGCGGTTCGCCAGGAGACGCTGGAGGTAATTGCCCGGGTCGACAGCCTCCAAAAAGCGGAGAAGGCGGCGCGCCTGCGGTTGATGGAGGTAAGCGCCGACTTCAGGAAATATACGGAAGCGGATATCAAAGAGGCTTACGAGAACGCCCAGCGGCTGCAGTTAGAACTGGCGACCCTCCGGGAAAAAGAGGCGATGCTCCGCCTGCGCCGGGACGATATGGAACGGTCGCTCAAACGGCTGGTAGAAACGCGGCAGCGGGCAACGCGCCTGGCGTCACGGATAGGGGTGATCCTCGACTACCTCCGCACCGATTTTCAGGGAGCGGCGGAGCGGATGGGTGAGATGCAGCAATGGCAGCAGATGGCGCTCCGGATCCTGGAGGCGCAGGAAGAAGAGCGGCGGCGGGTGGCCCGGGAGATCCACGACGGGCCCGCGCAGTCGATGGCCAACGTGGTGATGCGGGCGGAGTTCTGCTTGAAGCTGCTGGACCGGGACCCGGCGAAACTCCGCGGCGAGCTCCTGGCGCTTCAGGACCTGGTCCGTACCAGCCTGCAGGACACGCGCAAGATAATTTTCGACCTCCGGCCGATGGCGCTTGACGATTTAGGGCTGGCGGCGGCGCTCAAGAAGTTTGTGGCCAACTACAAGGAACAATACGGGTTACCGGTGGAGTACCAGTACTTCGGCCCGGAGAAAAGGCTACCGCCGGCGGTGGAGGTGGCTCTCTTCCGGATTGTTCAGGAGGCGCTCAACAACATTTACAAGCATGCCCACGCCACCAGTGCCCTGGTTAAGCTCGAGGTTTTACCGGCGCGGGTGAACCTGGTAGTGCGGGATAACGGTAGGGGGTTCGATGTGGAAAAGGTGCTCAAAGACCCGGAGCGGAAAGGCTACGGGCTCCTCGGAATCAGAGAACGGGTGCAGCTTTTGAACGGCGAGTTAGAAATCATCTCTTCGCCCGGGAAGGGAACAACCCTAATGGTAGGCATTGATCTTACAACAGAGGAACAATAAGGAGTCACGGGAGATGCCACACTCTACAAGCGTTCTCTTCAGAGGTTGGGGAGAGGGGTTAGATGGCGGTACGGGTTCTTGTTGTTGACGACCACGCGCTGATCCGGGAGGGTTTAATCAAGATCCTCTCGGTAGAACCGGGTATCGCGGTGGTCGGTGAAGCAGCTAACGGTCGGGAGGCGGTCGAGTTTGTGCGGCGGCAACCGATTGATGTCGTTCTCCTCGACATCAGCATGCCGGAAATGAACGGGATTGAAGCCTGTCGGGAGATTAAACGGCTGCGCCCGGAGACGGCAGTGGTGGCCCTTACGATTCACGACGAGGAAGAGTACCTTTTCGAGATGATCCGCGCCGGTGTTTCGGGTTACGTTTTGAAGGATATGTCTGCGGACAAGCTGGTAGAGACTATTTACGGCGTGGCGCGGGGCGAATCCTTTATTCCACCGCGTTTGACGGCTAAGGTTTTTCAGGAGTTCAACCGGCTGGCCGCCCGCAGCAATCCTGACGGCCTCACCGAGCGGGAGGTGGAGGTCCTGCGCCTGGTGGCGGCGGGGGCGAGCAACCGGGAGATTGCGAGCAAGCTCTTTATCAGCGAAAAGACGGTGAAAAATCATTTGTCGAACATCTTTCAAAAAATTGGGGTGACCGACCGGACGCAGGCGGCGCTTTACGCCATTAAGCAGCGGCTTGTAGAGTTGTAGCGCCGGCCGTTTTTAGGGTTAGTTTCAATCTGGGAGCCCTAAATTTTTTGGTC
Encoded proteins:
- a CDS encoding UPF0280 family protein; this translates as MARRTYRALFREEDLFFFEVKVKETDLCLGVRAERFTPDLVWLVEKKVKQERALLEAYIEKDPVFLKTLQPHRPLPDAPEIAVAMAEAGAACGVGPMAAVAGAFADLVGRLLTRYSRDVIVENGGDIFLKSTRKRRVGIFAGNSPLSHRMAIEIPPDYTPLGICTSSGTVGHSLSFGRADAAVILAGTATLADAAATAVGNRVQTPADIEKALAFAREIPGVAGAVVIIGDALGVWGKVKLVPVLPPENPSP
- a CDS encoding NIL domain-containing protein, yielding MAPSKVVLRFPAAIADKPIIFRLVKDYDLMINILKANINPHKEGTMVLDVTGAKTEEGLEFLRQQGVGVQPLTEEVVRNEERCTHCGACTAICPTGALYIERPSMLVRFDSEACVVCQLCVRACPMKAMEVRF
- a CDS encoding homocysteine biosynthesis protein: MRDKTFAVINEKIKAGKAVVVTAEELIALVQEKGVSRAAQEVDVVTTGTFAPMCSSGAYFNFGHSAPRIKFNRVWLNGVPAYAGLAAVDCYLGATALPEEDPLNKNHPGEFRYGGGHVIEDFVARRPVRLKALGYGTDCYPRREIETVVTLDDINEAVLFNPRNAYQNYACAVNTGPRTLYTYMGVLKPNLGNAHYSTSGQLSPLLKDPYFRTIGVGTRIFLGGGVGYVVWNGTQHFPSLPPLPEGAPRVPAGGTLAVLGDLKQMSPQWLRGTSMLGYGATLSVGIGIPIPILNEEICYYASRTDAELYAPIIDYAEAYPNRKPGNLGFVSYAALKSGRITVGGKEVPTAPLSSYVKALEISAILKRWISEGRFLLGEPVQLLPGPDAGIVARTLEIRDTERSER
- a CDS encoding CGGC domain-containing protein, with translation MFGLARIVILSCKKIRDITCVSCIKCFKAVAERAGEFERFKDEPLEIVGMGDCGGCPGLVMPKLGIISDIAKAYGRDFDVVYLGTCIVKASTTAKCPINPEELAQKIKGKFGKEVIIGTHPW
- a CDS encoding glycosyltransferase family 4 protein is translated as MGVFADSYRPYTSGVVRSIETFRLALTARGVSFFIFAPRYPNCEPEEKVFRFFSLPAPTNPDFAIAIPLSVRLGRTLKSLGLDLIHVHSPFFLGGLGARWARRLGLPLVFTYHTLYEEYVHYFPFLRQPARVATRRYTVNFCNRCDLVLAPTGAIREYLLRSGVSVPVAVLPTGIELAAFRGGDGAGFRKRLGIDPEERVLLYVGRLGREKNIAFLLRAFRDIAARLDAVRLVLVGGGPAREELHGEARRLGIHEKVVFAGPVPPERVKDCYAAADLFVMASLTETQGLVIGEAKAAGLPVVAVRAQGVSEMVNEGVDGFLTPLDEAIFATVVCRVLEDPHLYQNLKEGAVAKAAELSIGRLAEVLLGHYRALAEKKRGGDFTAEGGEKRWQ
- a CDS encoding sensor histidine kinase, with product MAVKTLEEIIKEIISLIEKNREEIFSIAEATETEIKRLQQEVEAVRQETLEVIARVDSLQKAEKAARLRLMEVSADFRKYTEADIKEAYENAQRLQLELATLREKEAMLRLRRDDMERSLKRLVETRQRATRLASRIGVILDYLRTDFQGAAERMGEMQQWQQMALRILEAQEEERRRVAREIHDGPAQSMANVVMRAEFCLKLLDRDPAKLRGELLALQDLVRTSLQDTRKIIFDLRPMALDDLGLAAALKKFVANYKEQYGLPVEYQYFGPEKRLPPAVEVALFRIVQEALNNIYKHAHATSALVKLEVLPARVNLVVRDNGRGFDVEKVLKDPERKGYGLLGIRERVQLLNGELEIISSPGKGTTLMVGIDLTTEEQ
- a CDS encoding response regulator; amino-acid sequence: MAVRVLVVDDHALIREGLIKILSVEPGIAVVGEAANGREAVEFVRRQPIDVVLLDISMPEMNGIEACREIKRLRPETAVVALTIHDEEEYLFEMIRAGVSGYVLKDMSADKLVETIYGVARGESFIPPRLTAKVFQEFNRLAARSNPDGLTEREVEVLRLVAAGASNREIASKLFISEKTVKNHLSNIFQKIGVTDRTQAALYAIKQRLVEL